One Acidimicrobiales bacterium genomic window, AGGTCCTGCTGGGCATTGACCAGCTTGGCCTGTTGGCCCGCCCAGCGGGAGAAGAACGAGGTCTCCTCGCTGGTGGACTTGAGGGCTTCGATGTTCGCGAGTCCGCCCACCATCGTGGCCAGCGCCGTCCCCTGGGCGGACACGATGCGGTCGCTGGCGTCACGCTGGCTCCTGCGGCCCCACGTTGCCACCAGTATGTTCCCGCCGGCCAGGAACAGCGTGATCAACGTGAGCTGCCAGTCGTAGATGAGCATGAGGACGACGTAGAAGAGCGCCGTGACCGAGCTGAGGAGCGTGGCCGACAGCTGACTCGACAACAGAGTGGCGACCTGGTCGTTCAGCTGGATGCGGTTCACGACGTGGCCGGCGTAGCGCTGGGTGAAGAACGACACCGGAAGGCGCAGCGTGTGAGCAAAGAAGCTCGTCGACATCGAGACCGACAACTTCGTCGAGAGCCGGAGCAGCACCAGCTGTTGCAGCCAGGTGAATGCGATCTGGACGATGGCGGCAAGGCCCACGGCCGCCACCAAAACCCACAGCCAGCTGGTGTCGCCGGCCCCCAGGTACTGATCGACGAAGATCCGCACCGACGCCGGCACGAGCAATCCCGGCACCAGGAGACCAATCCCGGCGAGCAGGCAGAGGACGAGCGCCGGGTGTGCCCCGACGAGGCGGTCGATCAGGCCCCTGGTCGCAGACGGCGGCGCGCCGTCGCGCACGAAGTCATCCCCTGGACTGAGCACCAGGGCCACGCCCGTGAAGGAGGCGTCAAACTCGTCCCACGTGACGATCCTCGACCCGACGGCCGGGTCCTGGAGGCTCACCCCCGCCTTCGAGGTGCCCTTGATGACCACGAAATGGTTGAAGTTCCAAAACACGATCACGGGGAGCTGGAGCTCGTCGAGGTCCGCCGGGTCCAGGCGCATCCCCTTGGCCTCCATGCCGTAGCCGCGGGCGGCGCGCAGGACGTTGGCCGCTCGAGAGCCGTCGCGCGACACCCCGCAGGCCGTCCTGAGGTCCTCGAGAGGAACCCATTTGCCGTAATAGGCCAGGACGATGCCGAGCGCCGCCGCCCCGCATTCGAGTGCCTCCATCTGCAAGATGGAGGGCGTCTTCACCTGCCGGCGCCGAACTGCCCGAGGAATCATCTCCGTGGCTGTTGAGCTCATCAACGCCTCAGATCACGTTGCTGATGGGATGATGCGAGCCCACGATGAACTTCGGGTCGGCCGGCAAC contains:
- a CDS encoding NHLP family bacteriocin export ABC transporter peptidase/permease/ATPase subunit — encoded protein: MSSTATEMIPRAVRRRQVKTPSILQMEALECGAAALGIVLAYYGKWVPLEDLRTACGVSRDGSRAANVLRAARGYGMEAKGMRLDPADLDELQLPVIVFWNFNHFVVIKGTSKAGVSLQDPAVGSRIVTWDEFDASFTGVALVLSPGDDFVRDGAPPSATRGLIDRLVGAHPALVLCLLAGIGLLVPGLLVPASVRIFVDQYLGAGDTSWLWVLVAAVGLAAIVQIAFTWLQQLVLLRLSTKLSVSMSTSFFAHTLRLPVSFFTQRYAGHVVNRIQLNDQVATLLSSQLSATLLSSVTALFYVVLMLIYDWQLTLITLFLAGGNILVATWGRRSQRDASDRIVSAQGTALATMVGGLANIEALKSTSEETSFFSRWAGQQAKLVNAQQDLSLATSTTAAAPIMLTSISTAAVIGVGAWQVIGGHLSLGTLTAFQVLVAGFMGPLGQLVGFGQTLRTAAANLVTLDDVLDHPVDPDLELAVSSSGDGRSGDGRSGDGRSGDGRSGDGRSGDGRSRAGGTSHRPLALSGALELRDITFGYSPLEPPLIEGLSLRVEPGQRVALVGATASGKSTVARLAAGLARPWSGSIEVDGTDRRALPRAELAATLSLVDQDINLFEGSVADNVTLWDPTITEEAIVRAASDAAIHDDIMRRPGGYARPILEGGADWSGGQRQRLEIARALATDPAILILDEATAALDALVEAEIDQRLRARGCSCLIVAHRLSTIRDSDEIVVLDHGQPVERGRHEDLVARGGQYSALVGQ